The genome window TCGGTGCTGTTCGTCGCCGCGCGGCTGTTGCCGCCGGGGCAGGATACGCCGTGTTCGGGCTGAGCGTGGCCTGGGCACTGTTGCGTCCCACCGCGCGCGGCGCGTACGAACTGCTACTGGCCTGCGCCGTGCTCACCGCGTTGGTGCCGCTGGCCGCGCTGTGCGGCGCCGGCGGCTGGGTGGCGCCGTGGAGCAGCACGCTGTTGCTGGCGGTGGATGGCTGCGCCTTGACCCTGGGCCTGGGCGTACTGGCAGATGGCGCGCGCGACCCATCGGTGTGGCCGCAACGGCGATCCCAGCAGCGTCTGGGCATTGCCGGCGAAGACCTGAGCGCCGTCCCTCGGCCGCCGCGCGGGCCGCTGCGGCCACCGGCGGCACGCGCTGTCGCATGCCAGCCGCGGCGTGCCCACACCGCATCCTGTCGCTGGCATGCGCTACGCATCGCGCGCCTGCGTGGCGGACAAAAGTGGACAATTGCGCGCCAGTGACTTCTCATGTAGGCGGAAGTCGAAGTCTGCAGCGCTGGCGCGGGGCGTCGTACGGTGAATTGTGTGACAGCCGCCGCGTTCTGTTCCAGGCTGCCGCTTACAGGGGATCGCATGCACCACCGCTACGAAGGACCGCCGGACGTTGTGTCCGGCGAAGACTACGCCAGGCAACTGCATCACGGCTTTGCCGCGCTGCGCTTCGACCCGCCGCTGGAACGGGCGTATCGCCGCTACACCGCATCGACCTTGGGCTTTGCGCAACGCGTGGCTGCCTCGCTCGGGGTATTGATCGCGCTGGCGTTGCTGGCCTGGGATGCGCTGCATTTCGGTTGGTCGGGCAGCACCGGGCTGGTCGGCTATGCGGTGGCGGTGCGCGCGGCCACCTTGCTGGCGCTGCTGTGGGTGGCAGTGGTGATCCATCGCGCGCATGCGCACGGGCCGGGCCGGGCGGCGCTGCTGCTGCTGGTCGGCGGTACCGGGCTGGTGCTGTCGAGCATCGGCTATCCGCCGCAGGAGCTACGCTATGCCGCTGCGGTGATGACCCTGGTCATCGTCGCCGGCTTCTTTCCGCTGGGCCTGGCGCTGTGGCAGAGCGTGGCGGTGGCGCTGACCCTGTGCGCGATCAGCGCCGCGGCAGCGCACCTGCTGCTGGACGGCACCGCGCAGGCGGACTACCTGCGCCTGCAGTGGTTGCTGTGGGCGGCGGTGCCGATCGGCGTGGTCGGCGGCTATCTGCGCGAGCATTCGCGCCGCGAGGGGTTTCTGCAGCGCCGGGTGCGCGACGATGAGGCCTTGCGCGACGCGCTCACCGGCCTGGGCGATCGCCGCCGTTTCGACGAGCACCTGGCGGTGGCGCTGTCCGAGACCCGGCGCCTGCAACGCGGGCTGGCCTTGATCCTGGTCGAACTGGATGGATACGCCGCCTTCGTGCAGCGCTACGGTCCGCGCGAGGCCGACCGCGCGGTGGTGGACGTGGCCGAGGTGCTGCAATGCCTGCTGCGACCGATGGACGTGACCATGCGCATCGACGCCGACCGCTTCGCGCTGGTGCTGTACGACGCCAGCGGCGCGCACCTGCGCCAGGTCGCGCCGGCCTTGCGCGACATGGTCGAGCTGCTGGCGATCGCGCACGCCGACATGGCCAACGAACAGTTGAGTGTCAGCGTCGGCGCCTTGCTCGCCACGCCCACCGACACCGCCGCCACGCTGATGCAACGCGCCGAAGCGCAGCTGCAGCGCGCGCGCATCGGCGGCGGCAATCAGGTGGTGCTGGCCGAGGACACCGGCTGGTAGCGCGCTGGCGTTCGACGCGGACTGGACGCGCATTGCGATGCCGCCTGTGCGCCAGCCGATGAGCAGTCGTTGCGGCCCCACATGCATGCGGGAGCGGTTTTCCTCTCAGTTCAATGAACGTTGTGGGAGTCGCTCCCACAAAATAGCGGCGCCATCTCAAGCGAAGCTGCGCCGCGGCGTCGATCCGGATGAGGTCACTACCGCGACCGCTTGCCAATGCGCGGAAACACGGCGTGGTCGTCTGTTCGCATCCGCCGGCTCAGAACGTCCCGCGCTGCACGAACGGCACCTGCTGGTAAAAGCGTCGTTCGCCGCCGCGCGGGTCGTGCGCCAGGCCGCTGTCGGCGTCGAACAACATGGTCTCGCGCCGGGCCAGCGAATACGGTTCCCAGCGCGGCAACCCGGCGTGGTTGGGATCGCCATGGCGGGCGAAGGCGGACAGCGCTTCGCTCATCGCATCGGCCACGCGCTGGGCGTCGGCGCCCTCGCCGGTGCGCGAACCGGGCTGGCGAATGTTGTCGAACACCAGCGGGATGTCCAGGCTGTGGAACGCGCCGAACTTGCTGCCGTCCAGCGGCGAACCCCAGTCCAGCTGGTAGGCCCAGGTCGGCGCGCCCTGCCGCGCGCGCCTCGGCCTCCTCGATCGCGCCGCGCCACGAGCGCCCGGCGCTGGTCGCGGCGAAGAACACCTCGCTCGGCGTGTAGTGCGGATACAGCCGCCGGTATTCGACGATCACCACCTGCGGCAGCAGATCCACGAATTGCTTTTGCTCCAGTCTGGCCGGTAGCGTGTCCCAGCTCAGCGCGAAGTTGGCCGGATCGTTGTCGAGGAAGGCGCGGGTCTCGTCATGGGTGTTGCCGATCGCTATCGGATCTTCGCCGACTGCGGCGGCGCGTCCGGCCAGAACGGATGCCGGTGCAGCACCTGCGCATCCAGTACCGGGCCCAGGTAAAGGGAGGTGTTCTCCACCCGCGACGGATCGCCCGTGCGCGTGGCCTTGAGCAGGCGTTGCATCGGCAGCGTGCGCAGCGCTGCCAGCTGCAGGGCCTGCAGCAGCGCCTGCGCACGCTGCGTGGCCACGCGCGGCCCGGCGGCGGTGAGCTGCTGGGCGCTCGTGGCCACGCGCGGTTGAACAGATCCTATGCGGCCGGCATCGCCATCAGCGCGGCGATCTTGGCGCCGCCACCGGATTGGCCGAACACGGTGACGTTACCGACATCGCCGCCGAACTCGGCCGCGTTCGCACGCACCCAGTGCAGCGCCTGTACCAGGTCGGGCTGGCCGACGTTGCCGGAAGACGCGAACTCGGCGCCGCCGAGCTGCGCCAGGTACAGGTAGCCGAAGGCGTTGAGGCGATGGTTGACGCTGATCACCACCACGTCGCTGCGCCGGCACCTGGTCCCTGCGCTGGCTGCTGCTGGCCGGCCTGCTCGCCGTCAGCGCGCTGGCCGCGGCGGCCGAGTGGAAGCGCGGCATCGAACACCAGCGCATCGCCGACCAAGGCGACGGCAGCTTCCTCAACCCGGTGCTGGCCGGCGACCAACCCGATCTGTCGGTGCTCAAGGACGACGACGACCTCACCCTGTCCTCGTTCGACACCTACCCCGGCCTGCCGATCTGGCACTCGCGCGATCTGGTCGACTGGCAGCCGTTGGCGCATGCCATCAGCGAGAACGTCGGCGCGATCTGGGCGCCGGACCTGGTCTAGCACGGCACGCGCTACTCCATCTATTTTCCGGCGCGGCGCGGCGAGCAGGGCCAGCGCAGCAACTTCGTGGTCTGGGCCGACGCCATCACCGGTCCGTGGAGCGCGCCGATCGACATCGGCCCGGGCAAGTACATCGATTCCGGCTCGATCCACGCGCCGTGGCGCAACGCGCCGAACAATCCGATCACCCGCACCACGAGCGTGGCCGAGCCGTGGTGGTCGCGCGGCCATGCGACCCTGGTCGAAGGCAGCGACGGGCGGCTCTATCACGGCTACGAGAACGGCTACTGGACGCTGGGCCGGCAGGCGCTGCTGGATCCGATCGAGTGGACCGCCGATGGCTGGTTCGTGGCCAAGGGCGGTGATCTCGGCACGCCGCTGAAAAAACCCAGCGGGTAGGCGCTGGCGCACGGGCTGGCGTTGTCGGACGATTGCCGCAGCGGCCGGCTCGGCCCGCAGTGGGCGTTCTTCCACCCGGGCCGCGACGAGGACCGGCGGCTGTCGTTCGGCGACGGCACGCTGAGCGTGCAGGGCAAGGGCCGCGCGCCGCTGACTGTGATCGCCAGCGACCAGGCCTACCAGTTCGAAGTGGAAATGGAAATCGAACCCGGCGCGCAGGGCGGCGCGCTGCTGTTTTACAGCGAGCGCCTGTACGCCGGGGTGGGCAGCAACGGCGAGGCGTTCGTCGTGCCCCGCTACGGCGAGGAGCGCCCGGCGCAGCTGGCACCCAGCGCCAAGGGCGGCCGCCTGTGGCTGCGGGTCCGCAACGACCGCCACATCGTCACCTTCCACAGCAGCCGCGACGGCAAGACGTGGACCAAGTACCCGGTGCAGATGGAAGTGTCCGGCTATCACCACAACGTCGCGGGCACGTTCGTGGCATTGAAGCCGGCGCTGTACGCGGCCGCAAATGGAAAAGTGCATTTCCGTCGATTCCGCTACCACGCCCTGGAGTGAACATGACCACCGGTAGAATCGGTCCCCTTACGTCCGGTTTTCCGTCCATGGCGCCGCGCAATCCCCTTTCCGCCGATGTCCACGCCTCCGTCCACGGCAAGGCGGCGACGATCAACGACATCGCGCGCCTGTCCGGGGTCTCGAAGAAAACGGTGTCGCGGATCATCAACAACTCGCCGCTGGTGCGCAAGGACACGCGCGAGAAGGTCGAGGCGCTGATGCGCGAAGTCGGCTACGCGCCGGATCCGCTGGCGCGCGGGCTGGCGTTCCGGCGTTCGTTCCTGATCGGCATGGTCTACGACAACCCGACCGCGCAGTACATCGTGGACATGCAGTACGGCGCGCTGGACGCGCTGCGCGGTTCCAGCTTCGAACTGGTGGTGCATCCGTGCGACAGCCGCAGCCCTGGCTACATCGAGGGTGTACGCCGCTTCGTGCAGCAGCAGAAATTGCACGGCGTGATCCTGGTGCCGCGCGCCTCGGAAGACCAGGCGCTGGCCGACATGCTCGCCGGCATCGGCGTGCGCTACACCCGCATCGCCTCGCTGCCGCTGGACGCCACCTCGCAGATGGTGGTCACCCACGACCGCGACGGCGCCGCCGAGGCTGCCGACTACCTGCTGTCGCTGGGCCACCGCGAGATCGCGCTGATCACCGGTCACAGCGCCTACCGCTCCGCGCACGAGCGCACCGCCGGCTTCATCGACGCGCTGACCCGGCGCGGCATCGAACTGCCGCCGCAGCGCATCGTCGAGGCCGGCTACACCTTCGAATCCGGCGTGGCCGCGGCCGAGAAACTGCTGCTCGGCAAGCAGCGCCCGAGCGCGATCTTCACCGGTAACGACGAGATGGCCGCCGGCGTGTACAAGGTCGCCTTGCGCGCCGGCATCAACATCCCGCGCCAGCTGTCGATCATCGGCTACGACGACAGCCCGCTGGCCTCGCGCCTGTGGCCGTCGCTCACCTCGGTGCGCCGCCACACCCGCGACACCGGCCGCACCGCCGCGGCGATGCTGATCCAGCCCGAAGGCACGCCGACCCTGGCGATCGCCAGCGTGCGCCCGCACTTGATCGTGCGCGACTCCTGCCAGCGGCCGGAAGACTGATCCGAGGCGAGCGTCGGCCTGCCGGCCTGCGCGCCGGCCATCGCTTGCCGCCGGCCGCGCGCGCAAGGCCCGCTCGCTGGGCCAGCTTCGCAAATGCGTCCAAGATGTTCGCCCTGCCGCCGCTGCGGTGAAGACCGCTGCCGACAATGGACGTCGCCGATGGCCGTACGGACCAGGCAAGGCGCCGTGACCGATCCATGGCGCCGTTCCGCTGGCGGCTGCGACGTACCCAGCCCGCTGGTTGCAATCGGCTACAGCGGCGTTGCGCGCAAGCGCCGGCGCTTGCACACATTGGAGTTGCGTATGTTCCCCAAACTCAGTGGCAGCGCGCCGTCTGTCGCCCCGGCAGTAGCGCCGGCACCCACACAGCAGGCATCCACGCAACACGGCGATCGCGATGCGCGGCCCGCCGATGCCACCGGTTCGGGCCTGCCCGACGGATTGCGCCGGTCTCGCCCGAACCGGACCAGCCCCGCATCGGCATCTGCATCGGCCGCACCCAGCGCGGCGCTAGGCAGCAACGACCTCGCGCTTGCCGCGTATCTGCTGGCGCGCGACATCGATGGGCGCGGGGTGCCGACGCCGGAGGTGGATCGCCTGCGCAAGGCCAACGAGAGTGTCGGCAACACCCGGCAGTTGCTGGAGTTCGGGCGGGGAAATGTCGCCACCGATCTGCGCGAAACCGGCAACGACAACGGCTTGCGGACGAAAGCCGCGCGCCAGCTCAAGAAAGAGTTCGACATGCGCGGTGGCGGGCAGTTCGTCGAGTATGCCGAACAAATGGCCCACTCGGCTGCAGCGGCCACGGTCTTTGGTTCGGGCAATTGCGGCGAATATACGAGCATCACAAGCATCCGCCACAGCAGCAGGCTGGAGGCCCAGGAAACGGTGCATCGCGTCATGAGCACCAACCATCTCTGGGCAGAGGCGCGCGTGCCTGCCGACGATGGCAGCGGCGCAAGCACGATCGTGATGGACGCGTGGGCCAAGGGCCCCGCGGTGCTGGCACCCGATTCGCGGTTCGCCGCCAGGCGCGAGGAGGTGCACAGCACCGTGCAATTAGATCCGGTCACCGGACGCACGGCCCGCATCGCCGCCAACGATCTCATTCTGGAGATGCGGGCCAAGGGGCCGGCCGAAGTGGAGCGGCGGATTCGCCAGGGCGCGACCTGCACCGAACGCGTTGCCGCGGGCATCAATCATGCGCTGCTGCCGTTGGGCATCGGCGGCTATTGGCCCGAACAGCATGTGCTCAACGACGCCTTTGCCGAGCGCGTCCGCGCACGCCTCGCCTCTCCGGTCAGTACCGACCTGCTCGCCCGGGCCGAACGGATCGCCGCGGCGTTCGGTGTCGCCGGCACCGAGCGCAAAGCTCAGGCGCAACAGATCATTGCCGCGACCCAGGCGCTGGTGGCGCTGCGCTGAGCGACCCGCCTGACGGCGTTCACCTTGGTGCCTTCCGACGCACCGCGCACGCCTGCCACGCACTCCCGGCGCTGCGGGCGACTGGCGACCTCGCCAGGCCGCCCCATCCGGCGGTTCGAGTACTGCGCAATGCCACCGGGTCAGCGTGGACGGCAGCGCCTACGCGCTGGGACCGAAGGACGGGCTGTACGTGGCGATGGTCAGCAGCGAGGTCGGCGTCGCCCCCGACGACGCGGCCAACCAGGCCCGGTTCTATCTGGCCTCGACCCCGGCGCATGCGCGCTTCGAGACCAGGCAACTGTCGATCAAGGACGCGGTGGCCCTGGAGACCTGCAACGCGCGCACCATCTGCAGTACATCGTGCCGGCCACCTGCCAGTCCTCGCAGCTGCTGCTGAGCCTGACCGTGCTCGAAGCCGGGCAGCGTCTGGAACACCATGCCGCCGCATCTGCACGACCGCCGAAGCGAGGTCTATTTCTACTTCGACCTGGGCGCCAACGAGCGCGTCTACCACTTCACGGGCGAATCCGCGTGCCCTCGTACACCGCCAGCAAATCCGGCATCGCCGGCATCACCCACCTGCTGGGCGGCGCTACAGCCGGCGCTGAAGGCGCAGCTGCGCCGCGACATCGATTGCGGGATGGCGGCTGTCAGTGCGGCGGCGCCCCGCCGCCGCGTTCGCCGGTCGCGCAATCTCATTGCACCAGCAACAGCCCTTCCTGCAGTGGATAGTTCCGCTCGGGACAGGCGATGTGCATGCTGTCCACCACATAGAAACGCTGCCCCAGCTTTTGCTCCTGGTGCACGACGTAGGTCAGCGTGCCGCGCGGAGCGTACAGTTTGGCGACGATGCCTTGTTGCACCAGCAGCCGCTTCAGCTCCTTGGCGAAATTGCCGGCAATGGAGTTGGTCTGGCTCTGCGCACCCACCTGGCAGGCCATCAGCGCGATCTCCTCGAACGACTCCTTGGCCAGCCCCTTGCTCAGCAATTGCTGCAGGAACGTGGCGGGGCTGAGTCCGGCGAACACGTCGACGTTGCCGTGCGAGTTGACCACAAGGCGCTTGCCGCGCGCCTTGTTGCCGGGCGCCAGCGCGGTGGCGCTGAGCATGCTGAGCGCGTGGGATTCGGTTTCGCCGAAATGCGCCTGCAGCGCCTTCAGCTTGGCGCCGCGTTGATCGGCTTGATCGCCGTCCAGGCCGACATAGATGAGCATGATGGTGGTCCTCTCGACGCGCAGGGCCGCCCGCAGCTGCGGGTCGGGAGCGACCGGAATGCCGTGGTGACCGCGCCGTGGTCGACCGATGCCGCTCGCGATGCAGCGTGGCCCTGGCGCCGGCGCTGCGCGATCGGGTCCAGGCCCGATTTGCCGGCGGCAGACTCCTGAGCGCTGGTCGGCGCGCAGCCTCGATCCGCGTGCCGGCCGGGCGGGGCTACACGTCGCCGTCGCGGCTCCAGCCCTCGCCGCTGCCGCGCTGGTACACGCGGTCCCCGGCCTGCACGTCGCCGGCGGCGATGTGCGCCTGGCCGCTCAGTTGCGCATAGAGCGGAGTGAAGTCCGGCGCGGTCGCCTGCATCAGCTGCTCGAAGCTGTCGATGACGAAGTAGGTCTTCTGGTAGCTGTCGATGCGGTAGCGGGTGCGCATGAGCCGCGCCAGGTCGAAGCCGATGCGGTTGGGTGCGGCCGATTCCAGCGCGTACAGCGACTCGCCCTTGGACGAGACGATGCCAGCGCCGAAGATGCGCAGGCCGTCGGCGCTGGCGATCAGTCCGAATTCCACCGTGTACCAGTACAGGCGGGTGAGGTTCTGCAGCGCGTCGGGGCCGATGCCGTGCGCCTTCACCCCGCCGCGGCCATAGGCCTGCATGTAGTCGGCGAACAGCGGGTTCATCAGCAGCGGCACGTGGCCGAACAGGTCGTGGAACAGGTCCGGCTCGGCGATGTAGTCGATCTGCTCGGGGCGGCGGATCCACCAGGTCACCGGGAAGCGGCGGTTGGCCAGGTGATCGAAGAAATCCAGTTCCGGAAGCAGGCCTTCGACCCCGACCAGGGTCCAGCCGGTGGTGGCGCCCAGCACTTCGTTGAGCTGCTCGAAGCGCGGAATCGCCTGCGGACGCATGCCCATCGCGTCCTGCGCCTGCAGGAATTCGTCGCAGGCGCGGCCGACCAGCAGTTCGCGCTGGCGCTGGTACAGCGTGCCCCAGGTGGCGTGGTCGTCGGCGCTGTAGCGGTCCCACGGCTGCGCGACCACGGCGGTGGTGTAGACCGGCACATAGCCCTTGTCGGTCTGCTGGTGTTCGACGCGGCGCGGTGCGGTGTCCATGGGCGGCGGCTCCGGAGGGAATACCGACGATGGTAGGCGCCAGGCCGCGCAATGGGCTTGCAAAGTTGCGCGATTCCAGCCATTGCGCGCAATATTGTTGCAATAAATCCATGTCGCAGAGCAATAAATGACCGAATCGGCCGTGTTCGACCGCACCGACCTGCGCCTGCTGGCCTTGTTGCAGCGTCAGGGCCGGGCCAGCAATGCGGAGCTTGCCGCGCAGGTGAACCTGTCGCCGTCGGCCTGCCTGCGCCGGGTGCAGCGGCTGGAGGCCGACGGCGTGGTGGCCGGCTATGCGGCCCGGCTGGTGCCCGGCGCGATCGGCCTGGGCCTGCAGGCGTTCGTGCGCGTGCAGCTGGAAAAGCACGGGCAGAGCGGCATCGCCCATTTCGCCGACAGCGTGCAGGGCTGGGACGAGGTCGTCGCCTGCCATGCGCTGACCGGCGACATGGACTACCTCTTGCACGTCTACGTGCGCGACCTGGCCCATTTCTCCGCGTTCCTGCTGGACAAGCTGCTCAACGCCGCCGGCGTGGCCGACGTCAACTCCAGCTTCGTGCTGCGCACGGTCAAGGACTTCACCGGGCTGCCGCTGCCGCGCGGCTGAAAGGGCGTCCGGGCGAGTCGCCACATTCTCGCGGCCACGGCAGCAATTGCGACTTCGACCGCATGCTCCGCGACCGCTTGGCCACAGCAGCGGCGCCACGGTTGCTGTCATTGCCGTACAGATCGCCTACGTGCCTATCGCCTCAATGCGAATGGCCGGGCTATGGACGCTCGGCTGTTCCCTTCTCCCAGCGGGAGAAGGTGCCCCGAAGGGGCGGCTGAGGGTACGGGCGAAGCCTTATGCACCCAACTCAACGAGTCGCTGCGCGCCGGACCCTCACCCCAACCCCTCTCCCGGTGGGAGAGGGGCTATGTACGGCGCGGCTGCTACTCTCTCCTGATGCGTCGCCCCGGCTCACTCTTGCTTCTTGCACGGATCGCCGCGGCCGATCAGGCGGCCCAGGCGCGAACGCGGTTCGCATGGCGCAGGCGCCGGTTGCGCGGCCTCGACAGCGGCGGCCGCGCGCTGTTGCTGCAGTTGCGTCAGCTTGGCCTTGATCTGCGGCATCGCCGCCAACGCGGCTTTCTCGCCTTCCAGGATGGCGGCGTTGCGCTGGGCGAAATCGGCCGCGCCGATGTCGTCGACCTTGGGCCGGATCACGATGTCCGCGCGCGCCAGCTCCTGCTGGCCCAGGCGCTGGCCCATGATCGCGATCGACTGGTTGACGATGCCGAGCATGCCGGCCGGGTTCTGGCCGCTGGCCTTGCTGGAGATGTCCACCGCGACCACGAAGTCGGCGCCGAGCTGGCGCGCGGCGTCCACCGGCACCGGGCTGACCACGCCGCCGTCCACATAATGGAACTTGCCGATGGTGACCGGTTCGAACACGCCGGGGATGCTGCTGGAGGCGCGCACCGCCTGCCCGGCATTGCCGCGCACGAACACGGTGCGCTCGCCGTCTTCCAGGCGCGTTGACACCGCGGCGAACGGCTTGGCGAGCTTTTCGATCGGGCGGTTCTTGAGTTGGGCGTTGACGTACTCCTGCAGCGCCTGGCCCTGCACCAAGCCGCCGGAGAACAGGCGCATGTCGCGGATGCTGGTCTCGTCCAGCGCCACCGCGGCCTGCTGCATCTGGAACGCGTCCATGCCGCTGGCGTACAGCGCGCCGACCACGCTGCCGGCGCTGGTGCCGGACACCACGACCGGTTCCAGCCCGTTGGCCTGCAGCATCTTGATCACGCCGATATGGGCGAAGCCCTTGGCCGCGCCGCCGCCCAGGGCGATGCCGATGCGCAGCGGCTTGGCCGCGGCGGTCGGCCCCGGCCGCACCACCACCGCTGCCGGCGTTGCCGGCTTGGGCTCGCCGCCGCACGCCGCGAGCAGGCCGAACAGGGACAGGGACAGGAGCAGGCGCGGGGAACGGAAGGCGGGCATGGGTGCGGCGTCGTGGAAGGAGAGGGCGGAGCCGGCGCGAGCATACCGGGATCGGCCTGCACCGCCCACGACCGGAGGTCATGCCGTCGGCCTGCCCCGGCGCGTCACCGGTGGCGGGTGACGGCGCCGCCGCCGCGTGCGGCGATCCGCGCGGCCTGCGCATATCGCCATGGGTGCAACGGAAGTCGCAGCGTCTTTGGCTCCCGATTCTGCGAGGCGCTTCGCGCCGTACCCTCACCCCAATCCCTCTCTGCCACAGGGACTTCCTGCGGTCGCCGAGGGGAGAGGGGTTAACGCGCTGCCTCAGAAGGTGTTGTCGCCGTCCAGCATCCTGCCCAGGCCGCCGAGCACCGAGCCTTCGCCGCGGTTCTGCCCGCCGCCCTGCGGCGCGGCGGCGAACATGCGCCCGGCCAGGCGCGAGAACGGCAGCGACTGCAGCCATACCTTGCCCGGGCCGGTCAGCGTGGCCAGGAACATGCCTTCGCCGCCGAAGAACATGCTCTTGATGCCGCTGACCGCGCGCACGTCCATGTCCACCGTGGAATGGAACGCGACCACGCAGCCGGTATCCACGTCCAGGCGTTCGCCGGCGGCCAGCTCGCGCTCGACCACGCAGCCGCCGGCATGCACGAACACCCAGCCGTCGCCTTCCAGCTTCTGCATGATGAAGCCCTCGCCGCCGAACAGGCCGGTCATGATCTTGCGCTGGAAGTGGATGCCCAGCGACACGCCGCGCGCGCCGGCCAGGAAGCTGTCCTTCTGGCAGATCAGGCGGCCGCCGTGCTGGTCCAGCTTCATCGCCAGCACCGTGCCGGGATACGGCGCGGCGAAGGCGACCTTGGCCTTGCCCTGGCCCTGGTGGGTGAACACGGTGGTGAACAGGCTTTCGCCGGTGACCAGGCGCTTGCCGGCCGAGAACAGCTTGCCCATCAGCCCGCCGCCCTGGCCGGAGCCGT of Xanthomonas translucens pv. cerealis contains these proteins:
- a CDS encoding GGDEF domain-containing protein is translated as MHHRYEGPPDVVSGEDYARQLHHGFAALRFDPPLERAYRRYTASTLGFAQRVAASLGVLIALALLAWDALHFGWSGSTGLVGYAVAVRAATLLALLWVAVVIHRAHAHGPGRAALLLLVGGTGLVLSSIGYPPQELRYAAAVMTLVIVAGFFPLGLALWQSVAVALTLCAISAAAAHLLLDGTAQADYLRLQWLLWAAVPIGVVGGYLREHSRREGFLQRRVRDDEALRDALTGLGDRRRFDEHLAVALSETRRLQRGLALILVELDGYAAFVQRYGPREADRAVVDVAEVLQCLLRPMDVTMRIDADRFALVLYDASGAHLRQVAPALRDMVELLAIAHADMANEQLSVSVGALLATPTDTAATLMQRAEAQLQRARIGGGNQVVLAEDTGW
- a CDS encoding LacI family DNA-binding transcriptional regulator yields the protein MAPRNPLSADVHASVHGKAATINDIARLSGVSKKTVSRIINNSPLVRKDTREKVEALMREVGYAPDPLARGLAFRRSFLIGMVYDNPTAQYIVDMQYGALDALRGSSFELVVHPCDSRSPGYIEGVRRFVQQQKLHGVILVPRASEDQALADMLAGIGVRYTRIASLPLDATSQMVVTHDRDGAAEAADYLLSLGHREIALITGHSAYRSAHERTAGFIDALTRRGIELPPQRIVEAGYTFESGVAAAEKLLLGKQRPSAIFTGNDEMAAGVYKVALRAGINIPRQLSIIGYDDSPLASRLWPSLTSVRRHTRDTGRTAAAMLIQPEGTPTLAIASVRPHLIVRDSCQRPED
- a CDS encoding type III effector HopX1 codes for the protein MTDPWRRSAGGCDVPSPLVAIGYSGVARKRRRLHTLELRMFPKLSGSAPSVAPAVAPAPTQQASTQHGDRDARPADATGSGLPDGLRRSRPNRTSPASASASAAPSAALGSNDLALAAYLLARDIDGRGVPTPEVDRLRKANESVGNTRQLLEFGRGNVATDLRETGNDNGLRTKAARQLKKEFDMRGGGQFVEYAEQMAHSAAAATVFGSGNCGEYTSITSIRHSSRLEAQETVHRVMSTNHLWAEARVPADDGSGASTIVMDAWAKGPAVLAPDSRFAARREEVHSTVQLDPVTGRTARIAANDLILEMRAKGPAEVERRIRQGATCTERVAAGINHALLPLGIGGYWPEQHVLNDAFAERVRARLASPVSTDLLARAERIAAAFGVAGTERKAQAQQIIAATQALVALR
- the phhA gene encoding phenylalanine 4-monooxygenase, with the protein product MDTAPRRVEHQQTDKGYVPVYTTAVVAQPWDRYSADDHATWGTLYQRQRELLVGRACDEFLQAQDAMGMRPQAIPRFEQLNEVLGATTGWTLVGVEGLLPELDFFDHLANRRFPVTWWIRRPEQIDYIAEPDLFHDLFGHVPLLMNPLFADYMQAYGRGGVKAHGIGPDALQNLTRLYWYTVEFGLIASADGLRIFGAGIVSSKGESLYALESAAPNRIGFDLARLMRTRYRIDSYQKTYFVIDSFEQLMQATAPDFTPLYAQLSGQAHIAAGDVQAGDRVYQRGSGEGWSRDGDV
- a CDS encoding Lrp/AsnC family transcriptional regulator; the encoded protein is MTESAVFDRTDLRLLALLQRQGRASNAELAAQVNLSPSACLRRVQRLEADGVVAGYAARLVPGAIGLGLQAFVRVQLEKHGQSGIAHFADSVQGWDEVVACHALTGDMDYLLHVYVRDLAHFSAFLLDKLLNAAGVADVNSSFVLRTVKDFTGLPLPRG
- a CDS encoding patatin-like phospholipase family protein — its product is MPAFRSPRLLLSLSLFGLLAACGGEPKPATPAAVVVRPGPTAAAKPLRIGIALGGGAAKGFAHIGVIKMLQANGLEPVVVSGTSAGSVVGALYASGMDAFQMQQAAVALDETSIRDMRLFSGGLVQGQALQEYVNAQLKNRPIEKLAKPFAAVSTRLEDGERTVFVRGNAGQAVRASSSIPGVFEPVTIGKFHYVDGGVVSPVPVDAARQLGADFVVAVDISSKASGQNPAGMLGIVNQSIAIMGQRLGQQELARADIVIRPKVDDIGAADFAQRNAAILEGEKAALAAMPQIKAKLTQLQQQRAAAAVEAAQPAPAPCEPRSRLGRLIGRGDPCKKQE
- a CDS encoding TIGR00266 family protein gives rise to the protein MTQWYFLTGSEQTRSGPFEDADAIAFARNNPAAMAWRQGQSGWTPANQIDALRGASAAGLPPGLPPPPGGSADDIDFRIVGHEMQFVEIELDPGESAVAEAGALMFKDAAVQMDTVFGDGSGQGGGLMGKLFSAGKRLVTGESLFTTVFTHQGQGKAKVAFAAPYPGTVLAMKLDQHGGRLICQKDSFLAGARGVSLGIHFQRKIMTGLFGGEGFIMQKLEGDGWVFVHAGGCVVERELAAGERLDVDTGCVVAFHSTVDMDVRAVSGIKSMFFGGEGMFLATLTGPGKVWLQSLPFSRLAGRMFAAAPQGGGQNRGEGSVLGGLGRMLDGDNTF